From Candidatus Aminicenantes bacterium, one genomic window encodes:
- a CDS encoding protein kinase, whose amino-acid sequence MNKCPNCGVGNADGAQFCLNCGKEFSPLPAHTLDSDGLFRSELDPIKEKLVEKYQILRFIGKGGFSTVFLLKDKVLERPCALKILARDLTMDMEMVERFKREARLYASLDHPNIVSVYDFGFHNHVAYIIFKYIDGVTLHDYIQRHLPLAQAEILAIASDLVGILNHLHQRGIIHRDIKPDNVMIQNGDRKVILTDFGLAKKLDSTNMTSTGRVMGSPYYFSPEQAKGEAVDVRTDIYSLGITIYEMVSGIVPFKGDTPYQVILKHINEPMPDPARARADLHPELQRLILKCTEKDPRRRFQTMAELELDLKKISIEGREAKTVIIEGRRRGRVAKRPHVRPAFAVAAVLALALAALYFFMVSGAKRPVPAARAVPDQASVMNEARYVSLLREARELLAKGDFLPAGQKAAAARTLKVGKEVDELDEQIRVQSAAEKKKQADRQQGPAQPPGPDKAGADKKPGVQKMAAVPENRAKPISQEQAPAKPASKKSAADEKPSVAASQLDDSAKSKPAEAARIIDLPVALCQQYIRELGLISVAPLAAGIRVNGTITLVLRIGQAGNVSLESANDGDVKIEPESQRAEILDLIKTCINGIKVQPPVNKTGAAVRIENWRIAFRIGRDQQRLVLSRIN is encoded by the coding sequence GTGAACAAGTGTCCCAATTGTGGTGTCGGCAACGCAGACGGCGCGCAGTTTTGTCTTAACTGCGGCAAAGAATTTTCGCCGTTGCCCGCCCATACCCTCGACAGTGACGGCTTGTTCCGGAGCGAGCTGGATCCGATCAAGGAAAAACTGGTTGAAAAGTACCAGATTTTGCGCTTCATCGGCAAGGGGGGCTTTTCGACCGTGTTCTTGCTCAAGGACAAGGTCCTCGAGCGGCCCTGCGCCCTCAAGATCCTGGCGCGCGACCTGACCATGGACATGGAAATGGTCGAGCGTTTCAAGCGCGAGGCCCGTTTGTATGCCAGCCTGGACCATCCCAATATCGTCTCGGTCTATGACTTCGGCTTCCACAACCATGTCGCCTATATCATCTTCAAGTACATCGATGGCGTCACATTGCATGATTACATCCAGCGTCACTTGCCCCTGGCGCAGGCGGAGATCCTGGCCATCGCGTCCGATCTGGTGGGAATCCTCAACCACCTGCACCAGCGGGGCATCATCCACCGCGACATCAAGCCGGACAACGTCATGATCCAGAACGGGGACCGCAAGGTCATCCTGACCGACTTCGGTCTCGCCAAGAAACTCGACAGCACCAACATGACCTCCACCGGCAGGGTCATGGGCAGTCCGTATTATTTCTCGCCGGAGCAGGCCAAGGGGGAAGCGGTCGATGTCCGCACCGACATCTATTCCCTGGGCATCACGATCTATGAAATGGTTTCGGGGATCGTGCCCTTCAAGGGCGACACGCCGTATCAGGTCATCCTCAAGCACATCAACGAGCCGATGCCCGATCCGGCGCGGGCCCGGGCCGACCTGCATCCGGAACTGCAACGCCTGATCCTCAAATGCACCGAAAAAGACCCGCGCCGGCGTTTCCAAACCATGGCCGAACTGGAGCTCGACCTCAAGAAGATCTCGATCGAGGGCAGGGAAGCGAAAACAGTGATCATTGAAGGCCGGCGCCGGGGTCGGGTTGCCAAGCGGCCGCATGTCCGGCCGGCCTTCGCCGTCGCTGCCGTCCTGGCGCTGGCACTGGCGGCGCTTTACTTTTTTATGGTCAGCGGGGCAAAACGACCGGTGCCGGCGGCGCGGGCCGTGCCGGATCAGGCCTCGGTCATGAACGAGGCGCGTTATGTTTCCCTGCTCCGTGAGGCGCGGGAGCTATTGGCCAAGGGTGATTTTTTACCTGCCGGGCAAAAGGCGGCGGCGGCGCGCACGCTCAAGGTCGGGAAGGAGGTGGACGAGCTGGACGAGCAGATCCGTGTCCAATCCGCGGCCGAAAAGAAAAAGCAGGCCGATCGTCAACAAGGGCCGGCGCAGCCGCCGGGACCGGACAAAGCCGGCGCCGACAAGAAACCCGGCGTCCAGAAAATGGCAGCCGTGCCCGAGAACAGGGCGAAGCCGATTTCCCAGGAGCAAGCCCCGGCCAAGCCGGCGAGCAAGAAAAGCGCAGCCGATGAAAAGCCAAGCGTGGCGGCGTCCCAGTTGGATGATTCGGCAAAATCCAAGCCGGCCGAAGCGGCGAGGATCATCGACCTGCCCGTTGCTTTGTGCCAGCAGTACATCAGGGAACTGGGGCTGATCTCCGTCGCCCCCCTGGCTGCCGGCATCCGGGTCAATGGCACGATCACATTGGTGCTGCGCATCGGACAGGCGGGAAATGTCAGCCTGGAATCGGCCAACGACGGCGACGTCAAGATCGAACCCGAATCGCAGCGGGCGGAGATCCTCGATCTGATCAAGACGTGCATCAACGGCATCAAGGTCCAGC
- a CDS encoding lysophospholipid acyltransferase family protein — MQVSDIPLLIGYVPGPKGFVAKKEVGRLPIVGIWMKLLGCIFIDRRDRRQSARAIARGIADLRAGRSLIVFPEGTRSQSGVMNRFKDGSFKLATRSGAAIVPLTIDGSFRLREGNRGRITPGKVRLHIHPAIRSEVLSSVDKGALTATVQRIIASRLSVEQDSGPR, encoded by the coding sequence ATGCAAGTTTCTGACATCCCGCTGCTGATCGGCTATGTCCCCGGACCCAAAGGGTTTGTCGCCAAAAAGGAAGTAGGCCGCCTCCCCATCGTCGGCATCTGGATGAAACTGCTGGGCTGCATTTTCATCGACCGCAGGGACCGGCGCCAATCGGCCCGGGCCATTGCCCGGGGCATCGCCGACCTGCGGGCCGGCCGCTCGCTGATCGTTTTTCCCGAAGGCACGCGCAGCCAGTCGGGAGTGATGAACCGTTTCAAGGACGGCAGTTTCAAGCTGGCCACCCGCTCGGGTGCGGCCATCGTGCCGCTGACCATCGACGGCTCCTTTCGGCTGCGCGAAGGCAACCGCGGCCGCATCACGCCGGGGAAGGTGCGGCTGCATATCCATCCCGCCATCAGGTCCGAGGTTTTAAGCTCCGTTGACAAGGGAGCCCTGACCGCGACCGTTCAGCGGATCATCGCCTCCCGTTTGTCCGTCGAACAGGATTCGGGGCCGCGCTGA